A single window of Eucalyptus grandis isolate ANBG69807.140 chromosome 1, ASM1654582v1, whole genome shotgun sequence DNA harbors:
- the LOC104437365 gene encoding RNA-binding protein 38, translating to MSHSQPTQKEMVNAREAPSQSRDTIYTKIFVGGLAWETRRDTLKGYFDRFGEILEAVVIADKVTGKSKGYGFVTFRDPESASRACQDPYPVIDGRRANCNLASLGAQKNRFSTNQQGTEKFRQKSASAAASSSFNASAYFPHSVPPNAFTYSAYGYPGYPHNLYAMNYYNAYGGQQHPTYYPSPAPGSPGFYLNYYPFYAHQAQSSSTQFPKLMRHPLLSPTVRALEFSSTTTSAALLPAVTTQSTASAVPAEPRDKPVHKND from the exons ATGTCTCACTCTCAGCCGACGCAGAAGGAGATGGTGAACGCGAGAGAGGCCCCCTCGCAGTCGAGGGACACGATCTACACCAAGATTTTCGTTGGTGGGTTGGCTTGGGAGACTCGGAGGGACACGTTGAAGGGCTACTTCGATCGGTTCGGGGAAATCCTAGAGGCGGTGGTGATCGCCGACAAGGTCACGGGGAAATCCAAGGGATATGGCTTC GTGACATTTCGAGACCCGGAATCGGCGAGCAGGGCTTGTCAGGATCCTTACCCTGTCATTGATGGGAGGAGGGCTAATTGCAATCTTGCTTCGCTCGGCGCTCAGAAGAACCGCTTCTCGACGAATCAACAAG GAACTGAGAAATTTAGGCAGAAATCTGCATCAGCAGCGGCATCCTCCAGCTTCAATGCCTCTGCATATTTTCCGCATTCTGTCCCCCCCAACGCATTTACTTACTCGGCTTACGG GTACCCAGGATATCCTCACAACCTATACGCAATG AATTATTACAATGCATATGGGGGCCAACAGCATCCGACTTACTACCCTTCTCCAGCACCAGGGTCCCCGGGGTTCTACTTAAACTACTATCCATTCTATGCGCATCAGGCGCAGAGCAGTTCGACACAGTTCCCGAAATTGATGCGACATCCGCTTCTATCTCCGACGGTCCGTGCCTTAGAGTTCTCGTCAACGACTACCTCGGCTGCTTTGCTACCCGCTGTCACCA CACAATCGACTGCATCAGCAGTTCCTGCAGAACCGAGGGACAAACCAGTGCACAAGAATGACTGA
- the LOC104437350 gene encoding polyadenylate-binding protein-interacting protein 12 isoform X2, whose translation MAVAENAGVKIGGSGQNLGAVSSPSEDRSASGDYAKPEPGSGAAARLDRLVNAGEDGSGRVLVVRGGRNGQMGQARDGLRRNGSSFRSSGVNDVRELVDMLSKLNPMAEEFVPPSLGQSFAYLANGGFGYPQNFALQTDGVDGNGHTGRRKNSFSQGKRRINSRTSMAQRHEVIKRTVYVTDIDQQVTEEQLAALFNSFGQVVDCRVCGDPSSCLRFAFVEFTDEDGARTALNLSGTVLGFYPIRVQPSKTAIAPVNPTFLPRSEDEREMCSRTVYCTNIDKTVTQADVKLFFESLCGEVHRLRLLGDYHHSTRIAFVEFVMAESAIAALSCSGVVLGSLPIRVSPSKTPVRPRGPHSPTR comes from the exons ATGGCGGTCGCCGAGAATGCTGGGGTCAAGATCGGCGGGTCGGGTCAGAATTTGGGCGCCGTGTCGTCGCCGTCGGAGGACAGGAGCGCGTCCGGCGATTACGCGAAGCCAGAGCCCGGGAGCGGCGCCGCGGCCCGGCTCGATCGGCTCGTCAACGCTGGCGAGGACGGGAGCGGCAGGGTCCTGGTCGTCAGAGGCGGTAGGAACGGTCAGATGGGCCAGGCGAGGGACGGGCTCCGGAGGAACGGGAGTAGTTTCAGGTCAAGTGGAGTGAACGACGTGAGGGAGCTGGTGGATATGCTGTCGAAGCTTAATCCTATGGCCGAGGAATTCGTGCCTCCCTCACTGGGTCAGAGCTTTGCTTATTTAGCTAATGGTGGCTTTGGCTATCCCCAGAATTTCGCCTTACAGACTGATGGGGTCGACGGCAATGGACATACCGGAAGAAGG AAGAATAGCTTTAGCCAGGGTAAGCGGCGGATAAATAGTAGAACTAGTATGGCGCAGCGTCATGAGGTAATTAAGAGGACCGTGTATGTGACTGACATTGATCAACAG gtAACCGAAGAGCAACTTGCGGCTCTTTTCAATAGTTTTGGGCAG GTTGTTGACTGTCGTGTATGTGGCGATCCAAGCTCTTGTCTCCGGTTTGCTTTTGTTGAGTTTACTGACGAAG ATGGTGCAAGGACTGCTTTGAATCTTTCAGGGACTGTTCTTGGTTTTTATCCTATTAGGGTTCAGCCTTCTAAAACTGCGATCGCACCCGTTAATCCAACATTTTTGCCAAGG TCCGAAGATGAACGCGAGATGTGCTCAAGAACTGTTTATTGCACAAACATTGACAAAACG GTTACTCAAGCGGATGTTAAGCTCTTCTTTGAGTCACTCTGCGGAGAG GTTCACCGTCTGAGGCTACTTGGAGACTACCATCATTCAACTCGTATTGCCTTTGTGGAGTTTGTGATG GCTGAAAGTGCAATTGCTGCCCTCAGTTGCAGTGGTGTGGTTTTGGGATCTTTGCCCATAAG GGTGAGTCCATCGAAGACCCCTGTCAGGCCTCGAGGTCCTCACTCTCCAACGCGTTAA
- the LOC104437350 gene encoding polyadenylate-binding protein-interacting protein 12 isoform X1 produces MAVAENAGVKIGGSGQNLGAVSSPSEDRSASGDYAKPEPGSGAAARLDRLVNAGEDGSGRVLVVRGGRNGQMGQARDGLRRNGSSFRSSGVNDVRELVDMLSKLNPMAEEFVPPSLGQSFAYLANGGFGYPQNFALQTDGVDGNGHTGRRKKNSFSQGKRRINSRTSMAQRHEVIKRTVYVTDIDQQVTEEQLAALFNSFGQVVDCRVCGDPSSCLRFAFVEFTDEDGARTALNLSGTVLGFYPIRVQPSKTAIAPVNPTFLPRSEDEREMCSRTVYCTNIDKTVTQADVKLFFESLCGEVHRLRLLGDYHHSTRIAFVEFVMAESAIAALSCSGVVLGSLPIRVSPSKTPVRPRGPHSPTR; encoded by the exons ATGGCGGTCGCCGAGAATGCTGGGGTCAAGATCGGCGGGTCGGGTCAGAATTTGGGCGCCGTGTCGTCGCCGTCGGAGGACAGGAGCGCGTCCGGCGATTACGCGAAGCCAGAGCCCGGGAGCGGCGCCGCGGCCCGGCTCGATCGGCTCGTCAACGCTGGCGAGGACGGGAGCGGCAGGGTCCTGGTCGTCAGAGGCGGTAGGAACGGTCAGATGGGCCAGGCGAGGGACGGGCTCCGGAGGAACGGGAGTAGTTTCAGGTCAAGTGGAGTGAACGACGTGAGGGAGCTGGTGGATATGCTGTCGAAGCTTAATCCTATGGCCGAGGAATTCGTGCCTCCCTCACTGGGTCAGAGCTTTGCTTATTTAGCTAATGGTGGCTTTGGCTATCCCCAGAATTTCGCCTTACAGACTGATGGGGTCGACGGCAATGGACATACCGGAAGAAGG AAGAAGAATAGCTTTAGCCAGGGTAAGCGGCGGATAAATAGTAGAACTAGTATGGCGCAGCGTCATGAGGTAATTAAGAGGACCGTGTATGTGACTGACATTGATCAACAG gtAACCGAAGAGCAACTTGCGGCTCTTTTCAATAGTTTTGGGCAG GTTGTTGACTGTCGTGTATGTGGCGATCCAAGCTCTTGTCTCCGGTTTGCTTTTGTTGAGTTTACTGACGAAG ATGGTGCAAGGACTGCTTTGAATCTTTCAGGGACTGTTCTTGGTTTTTATCCTATTAGGGTTCAGCCTTCTAAAACTGCGATCGCACCCGTTAATCCAACATTTTTGCCAAGG TCCGAAGATGAACGCGAGATGTGCTCAAGAACTGTTTATTGCACAAACATTGACAAAACG GTTACTCAAGCGGATGTTAAGCTCTTCTTTGAGTCACTCTGCGGAGAG GTTCACCGTCTGAGGCTACTTGGAGACTACCATCATTCAACTCGTATTGCCTTTGTGGAGTTTGTGATG GCTGAAAGTGCAATTGCTGCCCTCAGTTGCAGTGGTGTGGTTTTGGGATCTTTGCCCATAAG GGTGAGTCCATCGAAGACCCCTGTCAGGCCTCGAGGTCCTCACTCTCCAACGCGTTAA
- the LOC104455767 gene encoding LOW QUALITY PROTEIN: serine/arginine-rich splicing factor SR34A (The sequence of the model RefSeq protein was modified relative to this genomic sequence to represent the inferred CDS: deleted 2 bases in 1 codon), which yields MSSRFSRTIYVGNLPSDIREWEVEDLFYKYGRILDIELKIPPRPPSYCFVEFESSRDAEDAIRGRDGYNFDGCRLRVELAHGGRGQSSSSDRRGSYGGGGGGGGGGGGGGGWWGRFGNSRHSEYRVIVRGLPSSASWQDLKDHMRKAGDVCFADVARDSEGTYGIVDYTNYDDMKYAVRKLDDTEFKNPWARSYIRVKKYENSPSRSRSRSRSRSRSDRRERSKSLGRSASKSPSRSRSASPVKSSRPRSRSRSASPRQVRSGSG from the exons ATGAGTAGCCGATTTTCTCGCACAATCTACGTTGGCAACCTGCCATCTGATATAAGGGAATGGGAAGTCGAAGATCTGTTTTACAAG TATGGAAGGATATTGGATATCGAGCTGAAGATTCCGCCTCGTCCGCCAAGTTATTGTTTTGTGGAG TTTGAGAGCTCTCGAGATGCTGAAGATGCAATTAGGGGTCGTGATGGATACAATTTTGATGGCTGTCGTCTACGG GTTGAACTTGCTCATGGTGGTAGAGGACAATCATCTTCAAGTGATCGTCGTGGTAGctatggtggtggtggtggtggtggtggtggaggtgggggtggaggtgga tggtgggGGCGCTTTGGTAACTCACGCCATTCGGAATACCGAG TTATTGTTCGAGGACTTCCTTCTTCTGCATCATGGCAAGATTTGAAG GATCATATGCGAAAAGCTGGTGATGTTTGCTTTGCGGATGTTGCGCGTGATAGTGAAG GGACTTATGGCATTGTTGATTACACCAACTATGACGATATGAAGTATGCT GTTCGGAAACTTGATGACACTGAATTCAAAAACCCCTGGGCGAGATCTTATATACGG gtgaaaaaatatgaaaacagTCCTTCTAGGTCTCGCAGCAGAAGCCGCAGTAGAAGCAGAAGCGACAGAAGGGAACGGAg taAATCACTGGGTCGATCTGCATCAAAATCGCCATCTAGATCCAGATCAGCATCTCCAGTCAAGTCTTCCAG ACCAAGGTCCAGATCAAGGTCGGCATCTCCCCGTCAG gTGAGGTCAGGTAGTGGCTGA